From the Acomys russatus chromosome 8, mAcoRus1.1, whole genome shotgun sequence genome, the window CTGATGGTCTCCCCTGTGCTGTCTGGTTTAGCACTGCTGGACAAGTGAGTTAGGCCCATCACTGCATGCTGACTCTGCAAGCCTCGCAGCCCTGCAGTGTGCTGCAGCTTTTGCCTTAGATGTGTAGGTGTCTGAGGCGTGAATTAGCAGAGGTCTTCTCTGCATTCGCTCTCAGCCTCACCGTGCCGTGTGGCTCTGCTCAAGTTACTCATTTCTTCCCTCGCAGCTGCTTTTGTTCCCGAAGCCCACCTGCTCTACAAGAGTAGGGTGTGGAGGCGGGTTGGGACAAGGTGTAGGTGCCAGCGGAGAGCCCAGATGGGCTGCGGGTAGGGAGGCCAGGACACTTCTTGCTGGGCCCCCAGCATTCTCTTTTTCCCAGCACCACTTTGCCACATCTGTGGGGCAGAGCGCCTGTCTGTGGGCAGTTTTTCACTAGATAAAATCAAGGTCAGGAAATCTCAAGGATGAACTCATTCTTACTTGCTAAAAAGTCCCCTGTGACTTCACCGGAGGAGGCGCCACCTTCTGACACATGGGGAGACACTTGCCTCTGAGCAGCATTTCCTGTCAGGGGGTTCCAGAGTTTTGGAGCCCCGAACCTATGAGGTCAGGTCTCATGTCTTGTGTACAGGCCCAGGCAGGAGCCAGTTTGCTTCCCAGAGGTGCGAGCAGACCTGGAAGGAGCTTAGCATGCCCCGTGTCTGTCTACAGAGCTCAGTCTGCTTGGGAGGGACTCAGTCCCCTTTAGGTAGAGTGAGGTCATTGGGGGCCCCCTGGGGAAAACCCAGAATCAGGCACTTCTTGGTTGGTGCCCCGCCCATCCTATTCAGTCTGTGTCAGCTCTCCTGCTAGGCCTCTCTGGTCCTTtctccagctgcctcctcctgaggATGGTAAACCAGGCCTTTATTCTGTGTCCCCCACACCACAACACCAGGCCCTTGAAGGGCTCACAGGAACCAGGTGAGGGCCTGAGAAatcagagggaggggaggggaaaggaggctcGTGCAGTTGGAGGCCTGCACCCTCTGCCCCATTTCTGAAGTGCTTCAGCCAGCCCAGCCTCATTCTTCCAGGCTTTACTCAGCCTTGGTGACTAAGTCGCAGATCCCAGATCTATGGACAGTCAGCACCGGGGCTGGTCAGTGTCTGCCCCAGGTCCTGTGGCTCGGCAGGAACCTGCCTCCTGCCCACCCTGCTAggggcttagcagcaagtgctcctgtcCAGTCTCCTATAAGGGTCTGTAGGAcaagagcatggcagcaggcaggtgccCAGCATGGGTTGGAGGTGCCGTCAGTTATTAAGGACCAGCTTCTCAGCTTGGGTCAGGTGTCCTGTCCCCGCGGTGGGCCCCTCTGGGTGAAGGGTTAGGAGCTATACAGACCCAGGAGTCTGGGAGCCTTATGACTCGGGTCTGTCACTCAGCTTCCTCTAAGATAAATCTTAGTCCTTTGCATTGTCCCCTAAACAGTCAGGAGGTGGCTTTGTGGTGGGTTTGGCCTGGCCTTAGGGCGTGGGGCCTGCACATCTGCCAGAGGTGTCTGTCCTCTGCCATCGCTTCACCTTCTGACCTGCTTCTGTCCCAACAGACTCTACCTGGGAAACCCCATGGACCCCCCCGACCTGCTGAGCGTGGAGCCGAGCACCTCCCGACCCACCCAGCACCTAGGAAGGGTAAAAAGTAAGAGTCCTTCCGTCCTCGGTGTTCCAGCTTACCGGCCACCTAGAAGAGGGCACTGCCTTAAGCCGCCCTGAGCCTGCTGTTGTCCTATGGGGACAGCTGCATCCCTGGCTCTGGCTAGGCGTGGGGTGGGAGAAGAGAGGCAGCTGTATCCGCCGAGGAGGGTATCCTTGGGTTGGTCCTGCCTGGGCCctgcagcctcagcttcctcctccctccctcctcaccaggCTCTTCAGACCTTGgcttccctgacttccctaaCCATGCTCTTCTCTCCCAAGCCAACACCCACACTACTCTGTTCTCCAGCTCAGcccaagccccacccaccccccagagCCTGTGCCTGTCATTCTAGAACAGTCCTTCCACCTGCCTCCCTACTCCCTGTTCCTTCCCATCTCAGTTGGGTTTGTGCATTTGCTTACTCCtgctcatctctccctctcttcccctctttccctctctctctccctctccccccgttcctctctccccctgTCTCTTGTGCTtgcttgctccctctctcccccttttctctgccctctctccctctctcccccttcccctctacCTCAATTCTTCTGTCTGCTCCATCTGGCTCTATGCCCTCCACCTCATCCCTGCCTCGCTCTGTCACTCTCCTTGTCTGCCTCCCCTGTCCGCATGGCCTTTCTTACAGGGGAGCCTCCACCTCGCCCACCTCAGCCTGCCATCTTCACTCAGAGTAAGTGGGGCTGCTCAGGGTGCCTGggcccctgcccccgccctctctctcctctcactacTCCTCTCCTGGAAGGTACAGAGCCCTGGTGGCTGGCTGTGTGGGAAGGGAGTTGGGTGTGTGCTGTGAGCTTTTGCTGCTGGTCTGGCCCGGCATGCCTGCCTCCCTGATCTGTACCCTCAAAGCCTGGCCTTGATGTGCTCTGCTGGGTCTTAGCCAGCCTCACGCTCTTCAGACAGACAGAGGTTGCCTCTGGGATGTGGTGGTAGCTATCAGGACTTCCTTCCATATCTGCTCTGATGGTGTGCCGCTgtagaggtggggtgggggctacTAACTAGGAGCGAGTTAGGGGCCCTTGTGTTATGGAAGGAACATCAGAGACAGGTGTGAGTGGGTGGTGCCTGCTCTAGcttagaggcagagagaaaaggttCTGTCCTGTTTTGAATGGGGTCAGATTACTCCTGGCAGTAGGAGCTAACCTTCAGGGGAGTTGGTAGTGGATAGTTGGTGGGAGATACTTGGTCTTCTTTCACACATCCTACCTTCCCTTGTTCCCTATTTATATCTGACACCATCTCCCTattggggtgttttttgtttttgttttttttttaaatcacagagcCAACATACGACCCAGTGAGTGAGGACCAAGACCCTCTGTCCAGTGACTTCAAGAGGCTTGGCCTGAGGAAGCCAGCCCTGCCCCGGGGGCTGTGGCTAGCAAAGCCCTCGGCTCGAGTACTGGGCACTAAGGCAGGCCGCAGCAGCGGGGGCGAGCTCACGCTCATCGACTTCGGCGAGGAGCCTGTGGTCCCAACCGCACGGCCCTGTGCACCCTCCTTGGCACAGTTGGCCATGGATGCCTGCTCCTTGCTGGACAAGACACCACCACAGAGCCCCACACGGGCACTGCCACGACCTTTACATCCCACACCTGTGGTAGACTGGGACGCTCGcccgctgcccccaccccctgcctacGATGATGTAGCCCAAGATGAGGAAGACTTTGAAGTCAGCTCTATTAACAACAGCCTAGTGGGTGCAGGGCTCCCTCCTGGGCCCAGCCAGGGTGAGACCAACTATGCCTTTGTGCCTGAGCAGGTGCAGCTGCCCCCTGCCCTGGAGGATAACCTGTTCCTTCCACCTCAGGGTGGAGGCAAGCCACCCAGCTCGGCCCAGACTGCAGAGATCTTCCAGGCACTGCAGCAGGAGTGTATGCGGCAGCTACAGGTCCCCACTGGCCAACTgaccccctcccctaccccagcAGGTGACGACAAGCCCCAGGTGCCACCCCGGGTACCTATCCCCCCTCGGCCCACACGTCCACGTGTGGAGCTATCTCCAGCTCCCTCAGGCGAGGAAGAAACAAGTCGGTGGCCTGGACCTGCCTCCCCTCCCCGGGTGCCTCCTCGGGAACCCCTGTCCCCTCAAGGTTCAAGGACCCCAAGCCCCCTAGTGCCGCCTGGCAGCTCTCCACTACCACACCGGCTCTCTAGCTCACCTGGAAAGACCATGCCCACCACCCAAAGCTTTGCCTCAGACCCTAAATACGCCACACCTCAAGTGATCCAGGCTCCTGGCTCCCGGGCCGGCCCCTGCATCCTGCCCATCGTCCGTGACGGCAGGAAGGTCAGCAGCACTCACTACTACCTGCTGCCTGAGCGCCCTCCTTACTTGGAGCGCTACCAGCGCTTCCTGCAGGAGGCCCAGAGCCCCGAAGAGCCAGCCTCCTTGCCTGTGCCCCTACTGCTACCCCCACCCACTACCCCAGCCCCCGCTGCCCCCACGGCCACTGTTCGACCTATGCCTCAGGCCGCCCCAGACCCAAAGGCCAACTTCTCCACCAATAACAGCAACCGGCCACCAGCCCTGAGGGCCACCGCTCGGCTGCCACAGAGGGGCTACCCGGGTGATGGGCAAGAGGCTGCACGGCCAGCAGACAAGATCCAGATGGTGAGTGCCAGGCCCACATCCAGGTGAAGGGCAGGGGTCTGAGGGACCCAGAGGAATGGGCCCAAGTGGTGCTGATGGGTGGGTATGCCCAGCTGCAGGCCATGGTGCATGGGGTGACCACAGAGGAGTGCCAGGCTGCCCTGCAGAGCCACAGCTGGAGCGTGCAGAGGGCTGCCCAGCATCTGAAGGTACTATCACTTCCTGCCTGCTCTGGCATCCAGGGGCCCCAAAAGCTGGTCCTGCTGCGCCTCACCCTACCCACTAGCTTGAGTCCTGTGCCCCCATTCTGTTCCGGTACCCCTTGGCCCCAATGTGTCCCATGGCACCACCACCCTCTGCCCCTCAGGTGGAGCAGCTCTTCGGGCTGGGTCTCCGGCCACGGGTGGAGTGCCACAAAGTCCTGGAGATGTTtgactggaacctggagcaagcCGGCTGCCACCTTCTGGGTTCCTGTGGCCCTGCCCATCACAAGTGAGTGAGTCACATGCTGTGCCCCACCTCCCTCCATCCCAGGAGAGCTGTCTTTGGGGTATAGCAATGTGGAGGAAAGCCTACCTATCCTTGAAGGGTCACACGTAGCCAGGGAGTCCCCAGCtggtaggggagaggggaggtacaGGACCCTAGAGTCAGGGGGTTTGGCTGGGAAAGAACTCCCTAAATGAATTCACTTAGACTTTTTAGACACTTGGTTTTTATGATGAGTTGACGAGCAAAAGAGGCAACAGGGAGCCCTGAAGGAGCCTGGCTCCCCAGCTGCCCGGGTCCTTCATGGAGAGCATTTCAGTCCCGATCCTTTGACCGTATTTCTGTTTAGAGCGCCAGTTAGTGCAGGGAGAAAGGCGGCTCAGTGACTAGGATGCTTGATAACATGAGAACgagaacctgggtttgaatctCCAGAGCCCATACAAAAGCCGGAGACCTAGCCCGAGCCTCTGCAGCTCCATTGCTCCTCTGGAAGAGATGGGAGGCCGCGGCCTGCTGTACGGCAGCGGAAAAacaacagagaccctgtctcaagaaggcGGGcgaggagctgggcgtggtggcgcacgcctttaatcccagcactcgggaggcagaggcaggcggatcgctgtgagttcgaggccagcctggtctacaaagtgagtccaggatggccaaggctacacagagaaaccctgtctcgaaaaaccaaaaaaaaaaaagaaggcggGCGAGGTTTCCTCTGCTCTCTACACACACCTTGTGGCCCGAGCATGCCTGTatttacacactcacactcacctCAAGGCAGTGGCTCTCTCTTGTGACCCTGAATTTCCCACAAGCTGTTTATCTGGCCCATGTCGATGGATGAACTTTCTGGTTATTTCTTCTTTCAGACGCTGACGGTTGACTGGAGAGCAACGGTTTGCCCTTAAAGGAACCACGTGAACCTGTCTGTGGGTCAGGGTGCCCTGTCTCAGGCCTGAAGGACCCACTACTGCCTGCTGCTCCCAGTGGACAGAGCGAGGCCAGGCAGCAGGAGGCTGGGAGCCCCGCCTTGCCCACCTCACTCTCCACCCACCCAGCACTGTTCTGTACACCTTGGTTCAGCCCTCAGTGCCCCAACCAAGAGGTGGGAAGGAGCCTTGTGAAGGCGAGACTGCCTGGCAGGCCCTGTGTGtgacctgcctctggctccagatcAAGGCTGGGCTAGTGGCTAGTGTGTGTCCCCAGGCTTTCCTCTGGGGGACTAGACTGAGAGGAAGCCAGGCTTGGCTTGGACAAGAAGGATATGTTGGCCACTCAGAAGAGTGGGCCAGCCCCCAACAGGccctcctcagggctgggcccTTTTCCGGGGAGCCCCTGTAGGCATCTAGAGTGTCGGGGCAGAATGTAACCCGTGGCTTCACTGTGAACTTGTGGGCTTGGCTGGTCTTAGCATCTTGTACCTGTGAGCCCCCTCAAAAGGCTGGGGAGCAGAGAAGTGTGCCAGGATCTTCTCTGGCAGGGATGGGCCGAGGCCCCAGGGCTGGAAGGAGACCCCAGGGGCACCAGTAGTTTCCTGTTTGACCCTGCTCTTCCCCAGCAGCTGCTCAGTGCGTTCCCATCAGCCTCTGTTGCCAAAGTTGCTGCCCCGGCTATGGATGTCTGCTTCTTTCAGAGAAATAAAGTTCGTTTCTATTTTATGTTACTCACTTGTGCCCTCCAATCTCCAGAGTGCTGCCTCCCAGAGCAATCACTCTCTAGCCCCACctacagggggagggaggaagtgcaGGGCCAGGAGAGCTGCTGTCTATACCCTTACAGAGCTGGGCCAGCTTacctcacctcacctcagggGCTGTCACAGCCCGCAAGCTTCTGTAGGGGAGGACACACTTCAGGAGACGGGCTAACAGCCCAGTCAGTTGGAGATAGGCCAGAAATGGATGACACCCTGGGCTTCTGTAGGTACAAACATTTgaactttgttttctctgagtTACGTGTTTACATGGTTCTGAATTCAGAAGGTACTGAAAGGTGCATCCACCCCAGATGCCCACCCTCATCCTCTCTGCCTTTATCATCTCCTTGTGCACACGCACAcccttttgagatagggtttctctgtgtagccctggctgtcctggactcactttgtagactaggcagacctcaaactcagagatccgcttgactccgtctcccgagtgctgggattaaaggcatgcaacactgctcatttctcttttaaaaaaataaaataaaaacttgagaATTTTTGAAAAGTTGCATAGGAATTTTGCTTGGCTCTTTGCAGTCCTTAGCAGTTACAGCCGTTGTGCCAGTAAGCTGGGTATGCGGGCTCTTTTCTACTGGCAGAACTGGGTGAGGGACTGTGCTCAGAGAGCTCTGGAGTGACCATGGAGGCTGCAGAATTGTTCGGTGGTTGCACTGGCTGTGTGGTAAACAGCTTCCTGATCCTGCCCAGAAACTGCCCGGTCTTGAGTTGTGGTGGGAGGACATTTTATTTGCATACCTCTCACTTAGGAGTAAGTAGACTTAAAAAGTTGGCAGCCagggatggtggcgcacacctttaatccaagcactcgggaggcagaggcaggaggatcactgggagttcgaggccagcctggtctacaaagtgagttccaagacagccaaggttacacagagaaaccctgtctcaaaaaacaaaagtaacttggggactgtagagatggttcagtagttaagaattatttactgctcttgtggaggactcTGCTTAAGtctccagcacctatatggcagcccacaaccatctgtcactccattTGACCTCTGTGctcaccacatacacatgcagtgtacgtccatacatacatgcaggcaaaatcttttgttttttgagatagggtttctctgtgttaccctggctgtcctggactggctttgtagaccaggctggcctcgaactcacggagattcgcctgcctctgcctcccgagtgctgggattaaaggtgtgtgctttgcttgcatgtacacctgcagaccaaaagaggacatcagatcatattataaatggctgtgagccaccatgtgattcctgggaattgaactcaggacctctgggggagcagtcagtgctcttaaccacagagctatctctccagcctcctaaaaATATCCTTGAAGTAATTTGGGCTGGGGGAGATGCCACAGTGATACAGAGTGCTCTCTGCACCAACGCGGGACCTGGACTCgcatcctcagcaccactgtaAAATAAGAAAAGTCTGCTAAAGCcagcaatggtggtgcatgcctgtaactgcagcactcaggaagccaaggcaggaggcttGTCCcaggttccaggtcagcctgggctggcTTCCTCGtgtgatcctgcctcaaaaacaaacagaaaagaggggCCAGCTACATGACTCAGTCATCAAAGTGTTTACTGAGCAGGCTGGtaacctgagtttgcttcctggaacccagggtggaaggagaaaactgactccccaaagctgtcctctgaccttcacatgtgcccccacacaataaaaaagcagcaaaaacatcatgttcagtttctatgaattACCTATTAATATCCTtggctcctttaaaaaaaaaaaagatttatttattacttatacaatattctgcctacgtgtatgcctgcataccagaagagggcactaggtctcgttatagatggttttgagccaccatgtggttgctgggaatagagcaaacagtgcacttaaccactgagctatctctccattaCCATCCTtggctctttttaaaagaaagagtattAGGGGCTGGGCatgtagacttttaaaaagtaaattggcagccaggtgtggtgacactcgggaggcagaggcaggcagatctacaaagtgagtgcaggatagccaaggctacacagaaattgtctccaaaaactagatagataggtagatagatagatagatagtaagaATATTAATCAGTTTCTTATTGAGTTTTAGGAAGTTACTAGATCCAGGAAACCCTTTGAATCACACAGCTGATATAAGCTCTAGGGAGAAAGATATATCATGGAAGGCAAATCCACAGCTGCCATTCGTCAAGGACAGCAGGAGCGAGATGCGGAGGTGCAGCCAGTGAAGGCGTGCCAGAGTTGGAGTCAGCACCGAGTTCATGTTCTGTTCGTATTACATGACAAGACCctaatttaaaagaaacattgagGGGAAGAACCACTTAGTCTGGAGAAGACAGCTGTGGGCGGGCAGGAGAGGTCAGGAAGCCAGGGAACATTGTAAAGCAGTAAAGCGCCTGCAAACGAATCCCTCCGCTCTTACAATTCAGTAGTTTAACATTAAACATCAACCACTCTGCTGGGCTCTGgggcatgcagaggcaggtggatggctgcgagtttgaggatagcctggtttacaaagtgagtccaggacagccaaaggctacagagaaaccctgtctctaaaaacacaacaacaaaattaccAACCACTCTACATTATTTTCCCTTAGTCACTCCTCCCTTTGACAGCAGAATGTTATGTTGTTGCTACAACTAGAGTTACCTTATTCATCTCTATTTaagaagagaggtggggggggggggctggagagatggctcagtggttaagagcactggctgctcttccagaggtcctgagttcaattcccagcaacccatggtggcacacaacgatcttataatgtgatttgatgccctcttctggcctgtaggtggcAGAagagtgtatacataataataaataaatctttaaaaaaaaaaaaaaaaaaaaaaaagagggagagagaagaaaggagaggagaggagaggagagaactgCTGTGTGAATTGCCAGCAGTTACCAATCAGCCGTAGAGAACGCATTTCAGGCGGCTTTTTACAGGGGCAGGACGCCAGAGCAGCTGCAGCTCTTGGGGGGTCAGGAATCAGGCTTCCCTGCTGGGTTTCACCTGGTCAACCTACCCAGCTCTTGCAACATTTCTGTGTGTAGCAAAAGCTGATTCGGGTTTGCCAACCTGGGGAATCAGCTGTTGGACAATCTGTCGTCCCTGCTGAATAGACAGTCCATGCCCCTGGGAAAGAGTGATATCATCACAGCAAGATGGCAAATGCTCTGCTGTCATTGTGTGACCAGGGAGGTGGCTCCCCCCAGAAAGTGACTCTGCTGACTTGGTAGATAAGAAAAATGCCAGGAAGGTGAAGGGAACAGCAGTGTTTCAGCCATTATATCAACTGCTAGCTGCTGGGTTCCTTTTTGTAGGCTCCCACCCTTTCCAAGCCTCCTTTGAtgctctttaatgcttacacctcccactttcaacccacctaccctagataggagagagacgAGGatgatgggaacaggagaagtagacctttttggactcagttcctgggagcgattcccctggcatactcggcaggatttcagcagaccagcaattcagccaaagttgctgctggaacccggagcagcagctggaacccggagccctggagcattctctctaggagcatctcgaagtggagccatgaacagccaaacaataccaacactcaaaaggccccgcctcctgttttgggcttatatatatatctcctctcagagtctgcgctaagatgtgtttcagctggcaaaacccaagcCCCCGCATGAGGTGGCTCACCTTCTagaggataaacatcacctgttctctcacaagtctgttccccatcccacacttgggatcaaaacaaaaacatgtttacatccactacctAGCTccctttctatttaaaaataataaactatatacaataaaattatgagaattatccagtaaatgttatatttacaaggaccagtccatttgtatttgacaatcttgaagAAATTATTCCACTGTCCTATCCTGCTGAGTCTTATCatagtgtccaaagttttcctaaatcactttattataatttgcatttatcaacctttaaacatgtttttagctCTTAAACTAACGCTTATAGTAATactatggctatctagtcttcaactccagagacttaagaaggaaatattatctaatatgaaggaagtgcaggcaagcaattTCCAAAAGcatagacaggacagagagagccgACTG encodes:
- the Tnk2 gene encoding activated CDC42 kinase 1 isoform X6; amino-acid sequence: MPASRRFPGLELSFPLLARLRRHLYTRLGSSSMQPEEGTGWLLELLSEVQLQQYFLRLRDDLNITRLSHFEYVKNEDLEKIGMGRPGQRRLWEAVKRRKAVCKRKSWMSKVFSGKRLEAEFPPHHSQNTFRKPSPTPGGLAGEGTLQSLTCLIGEKDLRLLEKLGDGSFGVVRRGEWDAPAGKTVSVAVKCLKPDVLSQPEAMDDFIREVNAMHSLDHRNLIRLYGVVLTPPMKMVTELAPLGSLLDRLRKHQGHFLLGTLSRYAVQVAEGMGYLESKRFIHRDLAARNLLLATRDLVKIGDFGLMRALPQNDDHYVMQEHRKVPFAWCAPESLKTRTFSHASDTWMFGVTLWEMFTYGQEPWIGLNGSQILHKIDKEGERLPRPEDCPQDIYNVMVQCWAHKPEDRPTFVALRDFLLEAQPTDMRALQDFEEPDKLHIQMNDVITVIEGRAENYWWRGQNTRTLCVGPFPRNVVTSVAGLSAQDISQPLQNSFIHTGHGDSDPRHCWGFPDRIDELYLGNPMDPPDLLSVEPSTSRPTQHLGRVKREPPPRPPQPAIFTQKPTYDPVSEDQDPLSSDFKRLGLRKPALPRGLWLAKPSARVLGTKAGRSSGGELTLIDFGEEPVVPTARPCAPSLAQLAMDACSLLDKTPPQSPTRALPRPLHPTPVVDWDARPLPPPPAYDDVAQDEEDFEVSSINNSLVGAGLPPGPSQGETNYAFVPEQVQLPPALEDNLFLPPQGGGKPPSSAQTAEIFQALQQECMRQLQVPTGQLTPSPTPAGDDKPQVPPRVPIPPRPTRPRVELSPAPSGEEETSRWPGPASPPRVPPREPLSPQGSRTPSPLVPPGSSPLPHRLSSSPGKTMPTTQSFASDPKYATPQVIQAPGSRAGPCILPIVRDGRKVSSTHYYLLPERPPYLERYQRFLQEAQSPEEPASLPVPLLLPPPTTPAPAAPTATVRPMPQAAPDPKANFSTNNSNRPPALRATARLPQRGYPGDGQEAARPADKIQMLQAMVHGVTTEECQAALQSHSWSVQRAAQHLKVEQLFGLGLRPRVECHKVLEMFDWNLEQAGCHLLGSCGPAHHK
- the Tnk2 gene encoding activated CDC42 kinase 1 isoform X4, with amino-acid sequence MVAGSSCSGHGNIWCGSLLVPDQGVEDTWTGAWARLGSSSMQPEEGTGWLLELLSEVQLQQYFLRLRDDLNITRLSHFEYVKNEDLEKIGMGRPGQRRLWEAVKRRKAVCKRKSWMSKVFSGKRLEAEFPPHHSQNTFRKPSPTPGGLAGEGTLQSLTCLIGEKDLRLLEKLGDGSFGVVRRGEWDAPAGKTVSVAVKCLKPDVLSQPEAMDDFIREVNAMHSLDHRNLIRLYGVVLTPPMKMVTELAPLGSLLDRLRKHQGHFLLGTLSRYAVQVAEGMGYLESKRFIHRDLAARNLLLATRDLVKIGDFGLMRALPQNDDHYVMQEHRKVPFAWCAPESLKTRTFSHASDTWMFGVTLWEMFTYGQEPWIGLNGSQILHKIDKEGERLPRPEDCPQDIYNVMVQCWAHKPEDRPTFVALRDFLLEAQPTDMRALQDFEEPDKLHIQMNDVITVIEGRAENYWWRGQNTRTLCVGPFPRNVVTSVAGLSAQDISQPLQNSFIHTGHGDSDPRHCWGFPDRIDELYLGNPMDPPDLLSVEPSTSRPTQHLGRVKREPPPRPPQPAIFTQKPTYDPVSEDQDPLSSDFKRLGLRKPALPRGLWLAKPSARVLGTKAGRSSGGELTLIDFGEEPVVPTARPCAPSLAQLAMDACSLLDKTPPQSPTRALPRPLHPTPVVDWDARPLPPPPAYDDVAQDEEDFEVSSINNSLVGAGLPPGPSQGETNYAFVPEQVQLPPALEDNLFLPPQGGGKPPSSAQTAEIFQALQQECMRQLQVPTGQLTPSPTPAGDDKPQVPPRVPIPPRPTRPRVELSPAPSGEEETSRWPGPASPPRVPPREPLSPQGSRTPSPLVPPGSSPLPHRLSSSPGKTMPTTQSFASDPKYATPQVIQAPGSRAGPCILPIVRDGRKVSSTHYYLLPERPPYLERYQRFLQEAQSPEEPASLPVPLLLPPPTTPAPAAPTATVRPMPQAAPDPKANFSTNNSNRPPALRATARLPQRGYPGDGQEAARPADKIQMLQAMVHGVTTEECQAALQSHSWSVQRAAQHLKVEQLFGLGLRPRVECHKVLEMFDWNLEQAGCHLLGSCGPAHHK
- the Tnk2 gene encoding activated CDC42 kinase 1 isoform X14 is translated as MPASRRFPGLELSFPLLARLRRHLYTRLGSSSMQPEEGTGWLLELLSEVQLQQYFLRLRDDLNITRLSHFEYVKNEDLEKIGMGRPGQRRLWEAVKRRKAVCKRKSWMSKVFSGKRLEAEFPPHHSQNTFRKPSPTPGGLAGEGTLQSLTCLIGEKDLRLLEKLGDGSFGVVRRGEWDAPAGKTVSVAVKCLKPDVLSQPEAMDDFIREVNAMHSLDHRNLIRLYGVVLTPPMKMVTELAPLGSLLDRLRKHQGHFLLGTLSRYAVQVAEGMGYLESKRFIHRDLAARNLLLATRDLVKIGDFGLMRALPQNDDHYVMQEHRKVPFAWCAPESLKTRTFSHASDTWMFGVTLWEMFTYGQEPWIGLNGSQILHKIDKEGERLPRPEDCPQDIYNVMVQCWAHKPEDRPTFVALRDFLLEAQPTDMRALQDFEEPDKLHIQMNDVITVIEGRAENYWWRGQNTRTLCVGPFPRNVVTSVAGLSAQDISQPLQNSFIHTGHGDSDPRHCWGFPDRIDELYLGNPMDPPDLLSVEPSTSRPTQHLGRVKREPPPRPPQPAIFTQKPTYDPVSEDQDPLSSDFKRLGLRKPALPRGLWLAKPSARVLGTKAGRSSGGELTLIDFGEEPVVPTARPCAPSLAQLAMDACSLLDKTPPQSPTRALPRPLHPTPVVDWDARPLPPPPAYDDVAQDEEDFEVSSINNSLVGAGLPPGPSQGETNYAFVPEQVQLPPALEDNLFLPPQGGGKPPSSAQTAEIFQALQQECMRQLQVPTGQLTPSPTPAGDDKPQVPPRVPIPPRPTRPRVELSPAPSGEEETSRWPGPASPPRVPPREPLSPQGSRTPSPLVPPGSSPLPHRLSSSPGKTMPTTQSFASDPKYATPQVIQAPGSRAGPCILPIVRDGRKVSSTHYYLLPERPPYLERYQRFLQEAQSPEEPASLPVPLLLPPPTTPAPAAPTATVRPMPQAAPDPKANFSTNNSNRPPALRATARLPQRGYPGDGQEAARPADKIQMVEQLFGLGLRPRVECHKVLEMFDWNLEQAGCHLLGSCGPAHHK
- the Tnk2 gene encoding activated CDC42 kinase 1 isoform X12, with translation MGERSAYQRLAGGEEGQQRLGSSSMQPEEGTGWLLELLSEVQLQQYFLRLRDDLNITRLSHFEYVKNEDLEKIGMGRPGQRRLWEAVKRRKAVCKRKSWMSKVFSGKRLEAEFPPHHSQNTFRKPSPTPGGLAGEGTLQSLTCLIGEKDLRLLEKLGDGSFGVVRRGEWDAPAGKTVSVAVKCLKPDVLSQPEAMDDFIREVNAMHSLDHRNLIRLYGVVLTPPMKMVTELAPLGSLLDRLRKHQGHFLLGTLSRYAVQVAEGMGYLESKRFIHRDLAARNLLLATRDLVKIGDFGLMRALPQNDDHYVMQEHRKVPFAWCAPESLKTRTFSHASDTWMFGVTLWEMFTYGQEPWIGLNGSQILHKIDKEGERLPRPEDCPQDIYNVMVQCWAHKPEDRPTFVALRDFLLEAQPTDMRALQDFEEPDKLHIQMNDVITVIEGRAENYWWRGQNTRTLCVGPFPRNVVTSVAGLSAQDISQPLQNSFIHTGHGDSDPRHCWGFPDRIDELYLGNPMDPPDLLSVEPSTSRPTQHLGRVKKPTYDPVSEDQDPLSSDFKRLGLRKPALPRGLWLAKPSARVLGTKAGRSSGGELTLIDFGEEPVVPTARPCAPSLAQLAMDACSLLDKTPPQSPTRALPRPLHPTPVVDWDARPLPPPPAYDDVAQDEEDFEVSSINNSLVGAGLPPGPSQGETNYAFVPEQVQLPPALEDNLFLPPQGGGKPPSSAQTAEIFQALQQECMRQLQVPTGQLTPSPTPAGDDKPQVPPRVPIPPRPTRPRVELSPAPSGEEETSRWPGPASPPRVPPREPLSPQGSRTPSPLVPPGSSPLPHRLSSSPGKTMPTTQSFASDPKYATPQVIQAPGSRAGPCILPIVRDGRKVSSTHYYLLPERPPYLERYQRFLQEAQSPEEPASLPVPLLLPPPTTPAPAAPTATVRPMPQAAPDPKANFSTNNSNRPPALRATARLPQRGYPGDGQEAARPADKIQMLQAMVHGVTTEECQAALQSHSWSVQRAAQHLKVEQLFGLGLRPRVECHKVLEMFDWNLEQAGCHLLGSCGPAHHK